Proteins encoded by one window of Salvia splendens isolate huo1 chromosome 7, SspV2, whole genome shotgun sequence:
- the LOC121811498 gene encoding coatomer subunit zeta-1-like translates to MEFGPFVKSILILDLEGKRVASKFYSDDWPTNEERRTFEKNVFSMTHMKNARTEAEVTIFKDEIVVYKFIEDLHFYVTGGEEENEVLLATVLEAVLGAIFIVLKKKVNKMEALTHLDLVLLCLDETIDGGIIVDTDAKSIARKATGVSLDPGAEELTIGEALKSARGQVMKALSGFI, encoded by the exons ATg GAATTTGGGCCTTTTGTGAAGAGCATTCTCATTCTTGATTTAGAAGGGAAGCGTGTAGCAAGCAAGTTCTATTCAGATGACTGGCCTACTAATGAAGAGAGGCGAACTTTCGAGAAGAATGTATTCTCCATGACTCACATGAAAAATGCCCGAACTGAAG CTGAGGTAACTATCTTTAAGGACGAAATCGTTGTATACAAGTTTATCGAAGACCTGCACTTTTATGTTACTGGgggtgaagaagaaaatgaagttcTGTTAGCCACTGTGCTTGAGGCAGTGCTTGGTGCCATTTTTATTGTACTCAA GAAAAAGGTTAACAAGATGGAGGCGCTCACACATCTGGACCTCGTTCTGTTATGCCTTGATGAAACTATTGATGGCGG CATTATTGTAGATACTGATGCAAAGAGCATTGCACGTAAAGCAACAGGTGTTAGCCTTGATCCTGGGGCAGAAGAGCTG ACGATAGGTGAAGCATTGAAAAGTGCGCGCGGGCAAGTCATGAAAGCCCTTTCAGGTTTCATTTGA
- the LOC121810784 gene encoding GRIP and coiled-coil domain-containing protein 1-like, with protein sequence MPQDVVVQEDKPSGACCATLQKKYSKLSERFAKIDLLKNQFRDCAKGLQKEYDEVEKANKSLRKELEELKLQVDFWKDEKDKVDGRCTDLEDEVSALQDEIQLLKQSSGSASHQEDEQLQERIAQSEAEIKQLNKLLDQERGKAASEKKSAELEKKKADEALKKLEKGRNQICELQKAAIVYRKNAEEYKLMWRSCKKKLMI encoded by the exons ATGCCGCAGGATGTGGTGGTGCAGGAAGACAAGCCTTCCGGTGCCTGCTGTGCCACG TTGCAAAAGAAGTACTCAAAGCTGTCGGAGAGGTTTGCGAAGATTGATTTGTTGAAGAACCAGTTTCGCGACTGCGCGAAAGGGTTGCAGAAGGAATATGACGAGGTCGAGAAAGCTAATAAGAGTCTGAGGAAAG AATTGGAAGAACTCAAATTGCAGGTTGATTTTTGGAAAGATGAGAAAGATAAAGTGGATGGtaggtgtactgatcttgaggatgaGGTTTCGGCTCTTCAAGATGAGATTCAATTGCTGAAGCAAAGCAGCGGCTCTGCTTCTCACCAAGAAGATGAACAGCTTCAAGAACGCATTGCTCAGTCTGAAGCAGAAATTAAGCAATTGAACAAGCTTCTGGACCAAGAGAGGGGGAAGGCAGCTTCCGAAAAGAAGAGCGCAGAGTTGGAGAAGAAGAAAGCTGATGAAGCTTTGAAGAAGTTAGAGAAGGGAAGAAATCAGATTTGTGAGTTGCAGAAGGCTGCTATTGTATATAGGAAAAATGCTGAGGAATATAAACTTATGTGGAGAAGTTGCAAAAAGAAACTGATGATATGA